Proteins encoded within one genomic window of Flavobacterium sp. NG2:
- a CDS encoding ABC-F family ATP-binding cassette domain-containing protein produces MNYLSVENISKSYGERTLFDNISFGINKDQKIAFIAKNGSGKTTIMNIINGFDEPDTGQVVLRKSIRMAFLSQDNNLQEELTIEESIFASDNETLKIIEAYEKALENPEDEEAYQKAFDGMDQHNAWDFETQYKQILFKLKLEDFKLKVKNLSGGQKKRLSLAITLINRPDLLILDEPTNHLDLEMIEWLESYFAKENITLFMVTHDRFFLERVCNEIIELDNGKIYQYKGNYSYYLEKKEERIASENASVDKAQNLFVKELEWMRRQPKARTTKSKSRQDDFYVIKEKAQSRRKENKVELEINMERMGNKIIELHKISKKFKDHVILDNFSFDFQPGERIGIIGKNGTGKSTFLNLVTGTLPLDSGRVVVGETIKIGYYTQSGINPKSGQRVIDIIKEYGEYIPLKKGKLISASQLLERFLFDNKKQYDYVEKLSGGELKRLYLCTVLIQNPNFLILDEPTNDLDIVTLNVLESFLLDYPGCLLVVSHDRYFMDKIVDHLFVFRGQGEIENFPGNYSDFRAYEDSADVAQKEENKAEKKEWKQKNPTGNLSFNEQKEFQKIEREIKDLELDKAKIEQLFADGKVVDADIEKKGNELQNIINKIEAKEERWFELSAKMEE; encoded by the coding sequence GTGAATTACCTTTCAGTCGAAAATATATCAAAGTCTTATGGCGAACGTACACTGTTTGACAACATCTCTTTTGGAATCAATAAAGACCAAAAAATTGCTTTTATCGCCAAAAATGGTTCGGGAAAAACGACCATTATGAACATCATCAACGGTTTTGACGAGCCTGATACGGGGCAAGTTGTATTACGCAAGAGCATCCGCATGGCGTTTTTGTCACAGGACAATAATTTGCAAGAGGAATTGACGATTGAGGAAAGTATTTTTGCATCGGACAATGAAACTTTGAAAATCATTGAGGCTTATGAAAAAGCATTAGAAAATCCTGAAGACGAAGAGGCATACCAAAAAGCGTTTGACGGAATGGATCAGCACAATGCTTGGGATTTTGAGACGCAGTACAAGCAAATTTTGTTCAAACTGAAACTAGAAGATTTCAAACTGAAAGTTAAAAACCTTTCGGGGGGGCAAAAAAAGCGTTTATCACTGGCGATTACCTTGATTAACCGTCCTGATTTATTGATTTTAGATGAGCCTACGAATCACTTGGACTTGGAGATGATCGAATGGTTGGAAAGTTATTTTGCTAAAGAAAATATCACGTTGTTTATGGTAACACACGACCGCTTTTTCCTAGAACGTGTGTGTAACGAAATCATTGAATTAGACAATGGAAAAATATACCAATACAAAGGTAATTACTCTTATTATTTAGAGAAAAAAGAAGAACGCATCGCCTCAGAAAATGCGAGTGTGGACAAAGCACAAAACCTTTTTGTAAAGGAATTGGAATGGATGCGTCGCCAACCTAAAGCGAGAACAACCAAATCAAAATCGCGCCAAGACGATTTTTATGTGATTAAGGAAAAAGCCCAAAGTCGCCGTAAGGAGAACAAGGTGGAACTTGAAATCAACATGGAGCGTATGGGGAATAAAATTATCGAATTGCACAAAATCTCTAAAAAGTTTAAAGACCATGTGATTTTAGATAATTTTAGTTTTGATTTCCAACCCGGAGAACGTATCGGAATCATTGGTAAAAACGGAACAGGAAAGTCAACTTTCTTGAACTTGGTTACAGGAACCTTACCTCTTGATAGCGGAAGAGTGGTTGTCGGTGAAACCATCAAAATTGGGTATTACACCCAAAGTGGTATTAACCCAAAATCAGGACAGCGTGTTATCGATATTATTAAAGAATACGGAGAATATATCCCATTAAAAAAAGGGAAATTGATTTCGGCTTCTCAATTATTAGAACGCTTCCTTTTTGACAATAAAAAACAATACGATTATGTTGAAAAATTAAGTGGTGGAGAATTGAAACGTTTGTATTTATGTACGGTTTTGATTCAGAATCCTAACTTTTTGATTCTGGATGAGCCTACCAATGATTTGGATATTGTTACCCTTAACGTATTGGAAAGTTTCTTATTAGACTATCCTGGCTGTTTATTGGTGGTATCGCACGACCGTTACTTTATGGATAAAATTGTCGATCATCTATTTGTTTTTAGAGGTCAAGGTGAAATCGAGAATTTCCCAGGAAACTATTCTGATTTTAGAGCCTACGAAGACAGTGCCGATGTGGCTCAAAAGGAAGAAAACAAAGCCGAGAAGAAAGAATGGAAACAAAAGAATCCAACAGGAAACCTCAGCTTCAACGAACAAAAAGAATTTCAGAAAATAGAACGTGAAATCAAAGACCTTGAACTTGATAAAGCTAAAATAGAACAACTATTTGCTGATGGAAAAGTTGTGGATGCTGACATTGAGAAAAAAGGAAACGAACTGCAAAACATCATCAACAAAATCGAAGCGAAAGAAGAAAGATGGTTTGAACTTTCGGCTAAGATGGAGGAATAG